The following proteins come from a genomic window of Aggregicoccus sp. 17bor-14:
- a CDS encoding response regulator, protein MARLLFVEDNHELASLMAAAAGARGHAAHAVHSGEEGLAAARERGFDAAVVDLLLPDMRGGEVLAELRLLGLPAVAISGVYKGDRFAREAVEVHGARAFFEKPFELSALLESLERLVGTAVPPPEGPEPAAELEELLPLEESDVAPEPRAPAPPPQPSPPAKAPEPALPPAAPAPAALPLPFAERERVWAKGGSAPAAAAARPALPDWQLAGDLATTAVPRLLNAYYEARHGGELKLRQGQVLKVVYFEAGRPVYAASNLAQERFGRFCVRRGVLTETDLQQVAALCQEQNVRTGEAMVRLGLLREEQRRELLEQQVKEILWATFAWTSGSYGFSPQRPQRSDLVRLSVFPGDLILEGVLRTESLVQLRQHMRAGRKLFPRTDPPYGLNEFSLSGGQALLLAYADGSKTVEDLLTLTDLPEREALGTLRAFELLGLVEERSGDAARRRITFGL, encoded by the coding sequence ATGGCGCGACTGCTCTTCGTCGAGGACAACCACGAGCTCGCCTCGCTGATGGCCGCTGCGGCCGGCGCCCGGGGCCATGCGGCCCACGCCGTGCACTCGGGCGAGGAGGGGCTCGCCGCGGCGCGCGAGCGCGGCTTCGACGCAGCCGTGGTGGACCTGCTCCTGCCGGACATGCGCGGCGGCGAGGTGCTCGCCGAGCTGCGGCTGCTGGGGCTGCCCGCGGTCGCCATCAGCGGCGTGTACAAGGGGGACCGCTTCGCGCGCGAGGCCGTGGAGGTGCACGGCGCGCGCGCCTTCTTCGAGAAGCCCTTCGAGCTCTCCGCCCTCCTCGAGTCGCTCGAGCGCCTGGTGGGCACCGCGGTGCCCCCGCCCGAGGGACCCGAGCCGGCCGCCGAGCTGGAGGAGCTGCTGCCGCTCGAGGAGTCGGACGTGGCCCCCGAGCCGCGAGCGCCGGCTCCGCCCCCGCAGCCGAGCCCGCCCGCGAAGGCCCCGGAGCCCGCGCTGCCCCCTGCGGCTCCTGCCCCCGCCGCGCTGCCCCTGCCCTTCGCCGAGCGCGAGCGGGTGTGGGCCAAGGGCGGCAGCGCCCCGGCCGCGGCAGCAGCACGCCCCGCCCTTCCCGACTGGCAGCTGGCCGGAGACCTCGCCACCACCGCCGTGCCCCGGCTGCTCAACGCGTACTACGAGGCGCGGCACGGCGGAGAGCTGAAGCTGCGCCAGGGCCAGGTGCTCAAGGTCGTGTACTTCGAGGCGGGACGCCCGGTGTACGCCGCCTCGAACCTCGCGCAGGAGCGCTTCGGGCGCTTCTGCGTGCGCCGCGGCGTGCTCACCGAGACGGACCTGCAGCAGGTGGCGGCGCTGTGCCAGGAGCAGAACGTGCGCACCGGCGAGGCCATGGTGCGGCTCGGGCTCCTCCGCGAGGAGCAGCGGCGCGAGCTGCTCGAGCAGCAGGTGAAGGAGATCCTCTGGGCCACCTTCGCCTGGACCAGCGGCTCCTACGGCTTCAGCCCCCAGCGCCCGCAGCGCTCGGACCTGGTGCGCCTCTCGGTGTTCCCGGGAGACCTCATCCTCGAGGGCGTGCTGCGCACCGAGTCGCTCGTGCAGCTGCGCCAGCACATGCGCGCCGGACGCAAGCTCTTCCCCCGCACGGACCCTCCCTACGGCCTCAACGAGTTCTCGCTCAGCGGCGGCCAGGCGCTGCTGCTCGCGTACGCGGACGGGAGCAAGACCGTCGAGGACCTGCTCACGCTCACGGACCTCCCGGAGCGAGAGGCGCTCGGGACGCTGCGGGCCTTCGAGCTGCTGGGGCTGGTGGAGGAGCGCAGCGGGGACGCCGCCCGGCGGCGGATCACCTTCGGGCTCTAG